One genomic segment of Ferrimonas sp. YFM includes these proteins:
- a CDS encoding nodulation protein NfeD, whose amino-acid sequence MTLVRLLPLLVTLILLLPSTLRSDNGAQVWVLPIQGVIGPATSELLLNTLEDATEANVELLVLAIDTPGGLDSAMREMIQGILASPVPVAGYVSPPGARAASAGTYMLYACHIAAMAPATNLGAATPVALSPGASPATPNPTEGETPAQAPSNEQSMRNKVVNDAVAYIRGLAELRGRNVEWAEKAVREGASLSAVDALEQGVVDMMAEDLVALVAALDGHLVGERSLTTAGASVVTIEPGWRHNLLQALTNPNVALLLLMLGFYGLVLEFYSPGVGLPAIVGGISLLLGLYALNMLPINLAGAGLMLLGLALMVTEAFLPSFGLFGIGGVVAFLAGALLLMDTDVPELQLAMPLVSAVAVASALFTILVLRMALRSRNQVVVTGVQTLVGKRVAVDERLRSQGMVELGGELWQARCDGEITGSSATVVAVEGLTLVLADKENKHDG is encoded by the coding sequence ATGACCCTGGTGCGGCTGTTGCCTCTGCTCGTCACCCTGATCCTGTTGCTGCCTTCGACTCTAAGGTCCGACAATGGTGCCCAGGTGTGGGTGCTGCCCATTCAGGGGGTGATAGGCCCCGCCACCTCAGAACTGCTGCTCAATACCCTGGAGGACGCCACAGAGGCCAATGTCGAGCTGCTGGTGCTGGCCATAGACACCCCGGGCGGGCTGGACAGCGCCATGAGAGAGATGATCCAGGGGATCCTGGCCAGCCCAGTGCCCGTGGCCGGGTACGTGTCGCCTCCGGGCGCGCGGGCCGCCAGTGCCGGCACCTATATGCTGTACGCCTGCCATATTGCTGCCATGGCGCCAGCCACCAATTTGGGTGCGGCCACCCCGGTGGCTCTGAGCCCCGGCGCCTCGCCAGCCACTCCCAACCCCACCGAGGGTGAGACACCGGCCCAGGCGCCCTCCAATGAACAGAGCATGCGCAATAAGGTGGTCAACGATGCGGTGGCCTACATTCGCGGTCTGGCTGAGCTCAGGGGACGCAATGTGGAGTGGGCCGAGAAGGCGGTGCGTGAAGGTGCCAGTCTGTCCGCGGTCGATGCATTGGAGCAGGGGGTGGTGGATATGATGGCCGAGGATCTTGTGGCGCTTGTCGCTGCCCTCGATGGTCATTTGGTGGGTGAGCGCTCGCTAACCACGGCCGGTGCCAGCGTGGTGACCATAGAGCCGGGTTGGCGACATAACCTGCTGCAGGCACTGACCAACCCCAACGTGGCCCTGTTATTGCTGATGCTGGGCTTCTACGGCCTGGTACTGGAGTTTTACAGCCCGGGGGTGGGGTTGCCCGCCATTGTGGGGGGAATCAGCCTGCTGCTGGGTCTCTACGCCCTGAACATGTTGCCCATCAACCTAGCCGGTGCCGGGCTGATGTTGCTGGGGTTGGCGCTGATGGTCACCGAGGCCTTCTTGCCCAGCTTCGGTCTGTTTGGCATCGGCGGCGTGGTGGCCTTCCTCGCCGGAGCCCTGCTGCTGATGGATACCGACGTGCCTGAATTGCAACTGGCCATGCCCCTGGTGAGTGCGGTCGCGGTGGCCTCGGCGCTGTTCACCATACTGGTGCTGCGGATGGCCCTGCGCAGTCGCAATCAGGTGGTGGTGACCGGGGTACAGACCCTGGTCGGTAAACGCGTGGCTGTGGACGAGCGGCTGCGCTCCCAGGGGATGGTCGAACTGGGGGGAGAGTTGTGGCAAGCCCGGTGCGATGGCGAGATAACCGGCTCCAGTGCCACTGTGGTGGCCGTGGAAGGGCTGACTCTGGTATTGGCCGACAAGGAGAATAAGCATGATGGCTGA
- a CDS encoding slipin family protein, translating into MMAENFTSYFTLTLAFLILALLISTFRILREYERGVIFLLGRFYRVKGPGLIIVIPIVQQMVRVDLRTLVMDVPTQDVISRDNVSVRVNAVVYYRVVDPEKAINQVEEYHEATSQLSQTTLRSVLGQHELDEMLSQREVLNADIQRILDKQTDVWGIKVSNVEIKHVDLDESMIRAIARQAEAERVRRAKVIHATGEREAADKLAEAASVLAEESGALQLRYLQTLTEIAGDKSSTIVFPLPMELADWLSKNKKAGE; encoded by the coding sequence ATGATGGCTGAGAACTTCACCTCCTACTTTACCCTGACTCTGGCGTTTCTGATTCTGGCGCTGCTGATCAGCACCTTCCGCATCCTGCGCGAGTATGAGCGGGGGGTGATCTTCCTGCTGGGACGCTTCTATCGGGTCAAGGGCCCAGGTCTTATCATCGTCATCCCCATAGTGCAGCAGATGGTGCGTGTGGATCTGCGAACCCTGGTGATGGATGTGCCCACCCAGGATGTGATCTCCCGGGATAACGTGTCGGTGCGGGTCAACGCGGTGGTCTACTACCGGGTGGTGGATCCGGAGAAGGCGATCAACCAGGTGGAGGAGTACCATGAGGCCACCAGTCAGTTGTCCCAGACCACCCTGAGATCGGTGCTGGGTCAGCATGAGCTGGATGAGATGCTGTCGCAGCGGGAGGTGCTCAATGCGGACATTCAGCGGATACTGGACAAGCAGACCGACGTATGGGGCATCAAGGTGTCCAATGTGGAGATCAAACACGTGGATCTGGACGAGTCGATGATTCGAGCCATCGCCCGTCAAGCGGAGGCGGAGCGGGTTCGTCGGGCCAAGGTGATTCACGCCACCGGCGAGCGAGAGGCCGCCGACAAACTGGCTGAAGCGGCGTCAGTGCTGGCCGAGGAGTCCGGCGCTTTGCAGCTCAGGTACCTGCAAACCCTGACAGAGATCGCCGGCGACAAGTCCAGCACCATCGTCTTCCCTCTGCCCATGGAACTGGCCGACTGGCTGTCAAAAAACAAAAAGGCCGGTGAGTAA
- the ccmE gene encoding cytochrome c maturation protein CcmE, with the protein MNPRRKKRLVFASALIGGVAAIASLLLYALNSNLDLFYTASEIHLGKEGTGIKPEIGQRIRIGGMVVPGSVKRDPESLKVEFQIADTGPAVTIRYDGMLPDLFREGQGIVAQGPMNEFAVIDATEVLAKHDENYMPPEVAEAMGKKHEKLDYDASQTQGGTY; encoded by the coding sequence ATGAATCCAAGACGTAAAAAACGCCTGGTGTTCGCCTCAGCACTGATCGGCGGTGTTGCGGCCATCGCCTCCCTGCTGCTGTACGCACTGAACAGCAATCTGGACCTGTTCTACACCGCCTCAGAGATTCATCTGGGCAAAGAGGGCACCGGCATCAAGCCCGAGATTGGCCAACGCATCCGCATCGGCGGCATGGTGGTACCAGGCTCGGTCAAGCGCGACCCGGAAAGCCTGAAAGTGGAGTTCCAGATCGCCGATACCGGCCCAGCGGTGACCATCCGTTACGATGGCATGCTGCCGGATCTCTTCCGTGAAGGTCAGGGTATTGTTGCCCAGGGTCCCATGAATGAGTTCGCCGTCATCGATGCCACCGAAGTACTGGCCAAGCACGACGAGAACTACATGCCGCCAGAAGTGGCCGAAGCCATGGGCAAGAAGCACGAGAAGCTCGACTACGACGCGTCACAGACTCAGGGCGGCACCTACTAA
- the ccmD gene encoding heme exporter protein CcmD: protein MNWNFQFAGLSEFLDMGGYAFFVWLAYGVAFAALGLLVVSCLSQRKRVIKQISQKQAREERLRQHRSKAV, encoded by the coding sequence ATGAACTGGAACTTCCAATTTGCCGGCCTGTCAGAGTTTCTGGATATGGGCGGCTACGCCTTCTTCGTCTGGCTGGCCTACGGCGTGGCATTTGCTGCCCTGGGGTTGTTAGTGGTAAGTTGCCTCTCCCAGCGAAAGCGAGTCATTAAACAGATCAGCCAAAAGCAGGCCCGAGAAGAGCGTCTGCGTCAACACAGGAGCAAAGCGGTATGA
- a CDS encoding heme ABC transporter permease, translated as MWKWLHPYANPEKAYQLAGKMLPWFAILAVLLIGTGTVLGLGFAPVDYQQGNSYRIIFIHVPAASMSMSAYFAMAIAAFIGLVWQIKLADIAAAAIAPIGAVLTFIALFTGATWGKPMWGTWWVWDARLTSELVLLFLYLGVIALYASFEDKVLAAKAAGILAIVGSINLPIIKYSVEWWNTLHQPNAITVGKSNAMPPEMLIPLLMNIFGFAMMIGALTILRFRAEVLARNAMRPWVRDLVAAEEKR; from the coding sequence ATGTGGAAATGGCTTCACCCCTACGCCAACCCTGAGAAGGCGTACCAACTGGCTGGCAAGATGCTGCCCTGGTTTGCCATCCTGGCGGTACTGCTGATCGGCACAGGCACTGTATTGGGCCTGGGTTTCGCTCCGGTGGATTACCAGCAGGGTAACTCCTACCGCATCATCTTTATTCACGTGCCTGCGGCTTCCATGTCCATGTCCGCCTACTTCGCCATGGCCATCGCGGCGTTCATTGGCCTGGTGTGGCAGATCAAGCTGGCCGACATCGCCGCCGCCGCCATCGCCCCCATCGGTGCCGTGCTGACCTTTATCGCCCTGTTCACCGGCGCCACCTGGGGTAAGCCCATGTGGGGCACCTGGTGGGTGTGGGACGCACGCCTGACCTCAGAGCTGGTGCTGCTGTTCCTCTACCTGGGCGTCATTGCCCTGTACGCCTCCTTCGAGGATAAGGTCCTGGCCGCCAAGGCTGCCGGCATCCTGGCGATTGTGGGCTCCATCAACCTGCCCATCATCAAGTACTCCGTTGAGTGGTGGAACACCCTCCATCAGCCCAACGCCATCACCGTGGGCAAGAGCAACGCCATGCCTCCGGAGATGCTGATTCCGCTGCTGATGAACATCTTTGGCTTTGCCATGATGATCGGCGCACTGACCATCTTGCGCTTCCGCGCCGAGGTGCTGGCCCGTAACGCCATGCGTCCCTGGGTTCGCGACCTTGTTGCTGCTGAGGAGAAACGCTAA
- the ccmB gene encoding heme exporter protein CcmB, with product MSRDVSYSRAFNTVLKRDLQVAFRHRNDIFNPLMFFFIVVSLFPLGIGPEPQVLARIAPGIIWVAALLSAMLSLERLFKTDYADGSLEQMMLCPQPLSLMVLAKVLAHWIVTGVPLIVASPLLATLLHLESNSYGALMSTLALGTPVLSLLGAIGAALTVGLRKGGVLISLLILPLYIPVLIFATSAIDAAGMNLPYTGHLSILAAMLVGALVLAPVAIGASLRVSTN from the coding sequence ATGAGCCGAGATGTAAGCTATAGCCGGGCCTTCAATACGGTCCTAAAGCGGGATCTGCAGGTGGCCTTCCGCCACCGCAATGACATCTTCAACCCGCTGATGTTCTTCTTTATCGTAGTGAGCCTGTTCCCCCTGGGCATTGGCCCAGAGCCACAGGTGCTGGCGCGCATCGCCCCCGGGATCATCTGGGTAGCCGCCCTGCTGTCCGCCATGCTGTCCCTGGAGCGCCTGTTTAAGACCGACTACGCCGACGGCTCCCTGGAGCAGATGATGCTCTGCCCTCAGCCGCTGTCGCTGATGGTGCTGGCGAAGGTGCTGGCTCACTGGATCGTCACCGGAGTGCCGCTGATCGTGGCCTCTCCCCTGCTGGCGACCCTGCTGCACCTGGAAAGCAACAGTTACGGTGCCCTGATGTCGACTCTGGCCCTGGGCACCCCGGTTCTGAGCCTGTTGGGTGCCATTGGCGCCGCTTTGACGGTAGGCTTACGCAAAGGGGGCGTGCTGATCAGTCTGCTGATCCTGCCCCTCTATATTCCAGTACTGATTTTTGCCACCAGCGCGATAGACGCTGCGGGCATGAACCTGCCCTACACCGGACACCTGTCTATACTGGCAGCTATGCTGGTGGGCGCTTTGGTCCTGGCTCCCGTAGCAATCGGGGCCTCTTTGAGAGTGAGTACAAACTGA
- the ccmA gene encoding cytochrome c biogenesis heme-transporting ATPase CcmA: MQDSEILLSAEELTCIREERILFDGLSFDVRGGDIIQIEGPNGAGKTSLLRILAGLSRPYAGDVHYKGTPTSDVRDDFHEDLLYLGHLPGVKSELTAEENLAFNLSIAGYNQVDIRATLAKVNLTGFEEHPAGHLSAGQHRRIALARLWHSEARIWILDEPLTAIDKRGVAELEQLFLDHANRGGCVILTTHQDLQLVGPDRLKKLRLEYQFD; encoded by the coding sequence ATGCAGGACAGCGAAATACTACTCAGCGCCGAGGAGCTTACCTGTATCCGCGAAGAGCGGATCCTGTTCGACGGCCTCAGCTTCGACGTGCGCGGCGGCGACATCATCCAGATTGAGGGCCCCAACGGCGCCGGCAAAACCAGCCTGCTGCGGATCCTGGCCGGCCTCTCCCGCCCCTACGCCGGTGACGTGCACTACAAAGGCACCCCCACCAGCGACGTACGAGACGATTTTCACGAGGACCTGCTCTATCTGGGCCACCTGCCCGGGGTCAAGAGTGAACTGACCGCCGAAGAGAATCTTGCGTTCAACCTGAGCATCGCCGGTTATAACCAGGTGGACATCCGCGCCACCCTGGCCAAGGTGAACCTCACCGGCTTCGAAGAGCACCCTGCCGGTCACCTCTCCGCAGGCCAGCACCGTCGCATCGCCCTGGCCCGCCTGTGGCACAGCGAGGCACGCATCTGGATTCTGGACGAACCCCTGACCGCCATCGACAAACGCGGTGTGGCCGAACTGGAGCAGCTGTTCCTCGACCACGCCAACCGTGGCGGTTGCGTCATCCTTACCACTCACCAGGATCTGCAACTGGTGGGGCCGGACCGGCTGAAGAAGCTGCGTCTTGAGTACCAATTCGACTAG
- a CDS encoding c-type cytochrome, whose translation MKKIIAFAAVAMLASAPGVMAQEGEAVYNKACQTCHAMGIAGAPKLNDAAAWEPRMAKGMDSLVQSVKNGLNAMPPGGMCMDCSDEDYKAAIEFMAEKK comes from the coding sequence ATGAAAAAGATTATCGCTTTTGCTGCAGTAGCTATGCTGGCTTCTGCTCCCGGTGTGATGGCTCAGGAAGGTGAAGCTGTATACAACAAGGCCTGCCAGACCTGCCACGCCATGGGCATTGCCGGTGCTCCTAAGCTGAACGACGCTGCCGCCTGGGAGCCTCGTATGGCCAAGGGCATGGATAGTCTGGTCCAGAGTGTTAAGAACGGCCTGAATGCCATGCCCCCAGGTGGTATGTGCATGGATTGCAGCGACGAAGATTACAAAGCTGCCATCGAGTTCATGGCTGAGAAGAAGTAA
- the ccmI gene encoding c-type cytochrome biogenesis protein CcmI: MTTFWIAIAALTALALLLVWLPFFRRTAKGAQQTELRTQTNVKLFNERIAELEVDKQEGRLTEAEFETLKQEQEMNLLQDVDDGESSAITDNSRGPLWPVLISVIVLVLSGYSYMELGRFDEWQNARPETAQQSNPHQGMTPEQMQQMRIAQMESTVMNEPDNSQAWFSLGHAYISGGQYQKAVAAFDTVMELVGRHAELLGPRATAMYYLAGEKMTPEIDAVIKEALESDFKDPSTRLLLGMDAFFNANYEDAIRHWEILLTSPRDDFDRSAIQAAIMQAKSFLGTDSVDNPELNKDVEAKAKSIHVSVSLDEAMAAKAQPGASVLVMARPLSGGMMPVAVKRLKLSDLPTLVVLKDSDAMTPEMLLSSQQAVSIEVVVNHDSNPGATPGDLVGRLDSAALGSDVQVVIDTQIQ; the protein is encoded by the coding sequence ATGACGACTTTTTGGATCGCAATCGCGGCACTGACCGCACTGGCTCTGCTCTTGGTTTGGCTGCCCTTTTTCCGACGTACCGCAAAAGGGGCCCAGCAGACTGAGCTACGCACGCAAACCAACGTAAAACTGTTTAACGAGCGTATTGCCGAACTGGAGGTAGATAAGCAGGAGGGCCGCCTGACCGAGGCGGAGTTTGAAACCCTCAAGCAGGAGCAGGAGATGAACCTGCTGCAGGACGTGGATGACGGGGAGAGCTCCGCCATCACCGACAACAGCCGTGGCCCTCTGTGGCCGGTGCTGATCAGCGTCATCGTCCTGGTGCTCTCCGGCTACAGCTACATGGAACTGGGCCGTTTCGACGAGTGGCAGAACGCTCGCCCCGAAACCGCACAGCAATCCAACCCTCACCAGGGCATGACCCCTGAGCAGATGCAGCAGATGCGCATCGCTCAGATGGAAAGCACAGTGATGAACGAGCCTGACAACAGCCAGGCCTGGTTCTCCCTGGGTCACGCCTACATCTCCGGTGGCCAGTACCAGAAGGCGGTCGCCGCCTTCGATACCGTCATGGAGCTGGTTGGCCGCCACGCCGAACTCCTGGGCCCCCGCGCCACCGCCATGTATTACCTGGCCGGTGAGAAGATGACCCCAGAGATCGACGCGGTGATCAAAGAAGCCCTGGAAAGCGACTTCAAGGATCCCTCCACCCGCCTGTTGCTGGGTATGGACGCCTTCTTCAATGCAAACTATGAAGATGCCATCCGTCACTGGGAGATCCTGCTCACCAGCCCACGCGATGACTTTGACCGCTCCGCCATTCAGGCCGCCATCATGCAGGCCAAGAGCTTCCTGGGTACCGACAGCGTCGACAACCCCGAGCTGAACAAGGATGTGGAGGCCAAGGCCAAGAGCATCCATGTTTCCGTCTCTCTGGACGAGGCCATGGCTGCCAAGGCTCAGCCCGGTGCCAGTGTTCTGGTGATGGCTCGCCCCCTCAGCGGCGGCATGATGCCGGTGGCGGTGAAGCGCCTGAAGCTGTCTGACCTGCCCACTCTGGTGGTGCTCAAGGACAGCGACGCCATGACCCCTGAGATGCTGCTCAGCAGCCAGCAGGCGGTGTCCATCGAGGTGGTGGTGAACCACGACTCCAACCCGGGCGCCACCCCTGGCGACCTGGTGGGTCGACTGGACAGTGCCGCCCTGGGCAGCGACGTTCAGGTAGTGATCGACACCCAGATTCAGTAA
- a CDS encoding heme lyase CcmF/NrfE family subunit: MVPELGHYALIIGMAFAAIMSIVPLVGVARRDAFLVSYSRPLAYGTFLFMGLAVVALGYAFVTDDFSVAYVAHNSNSHLPTPFKIAAIWGGHEGSLLFWVFSMAVWSAAVALFSRNLDDAFVARVLAIMGMVTLGFCLFMLLTSSPFERFLPVVPAEGRDLNPMLQDVGLIFHPPMLYLGYVGFSVAFAFAIAALLSGRLDSAWARWSRPWTLAAWIFLTGGISLGSWWAYYELGWGGWWFWDPVENASFMPWLVGTALLHSLIVTEKRGTFRNWTILLAIFTFSLSLLGTFLVRSGVLTSVHSFAADPTRGMAILGLLGLTIGGSLTLFAVRATEFASPAKFELFSKETMMLGCNILLVVATGSVLLGTLYPLLGDALGLGKISVGPPYFNTVFNPIVLVLFVLMGIGPVIRWKKAKDTETRQLMVPAAVALIAGLATPFIIDGKMNLWVSAGVATAVWIVLTLMLDLYNKTREPNGGFTTKRLSRSVWGMQFAHLGIAMAIIGAAMVSHYAEEKSVRMGPGKSHELAGYTFTYEETRMVQGPNYTAEQGRITVMQDGELVTTLYPDRRKYNVRTMDMTEAGIDWGFFRDLYVTMGDPLDSTDYAVRLNYKPMVRWIWFGSILMMIGGTLAATDKRARSRKSAPVNEAQVATA; the protein is encoded by the coding sequence ATGGTTCCGGAACTAGGACATTACGCACTCATTATCGGCATGGCGTTCGCCGCCATCATGTCGATCGTCCCCTTAGTGGGCGTGGCAAGGCGAGACGCCTTCCTGGTGAGTTACAGCCGGCCTTTGGCATACGGCACTTTTCTCTTTATGGGTCTCGCGGTAGTGGCTTTGGGCTACGCCTTCGTTACCGACGATTTCTCCGTGGCCTATGTGGCGCACAACTCCAATAGCCACCTGCCGACGCCGTTCAAGATCGCCGCCATCTGGGGTGGTCATGAAGGTTCACTGCTGTTCTGGGTGTTCTCCATGGCAGTCTGGAGCGCCGCCGTTGCCCTGTTCAGTCGCAACCTGGACGACGCCTTCGTTGCCCGGGTGCTGGCGATCATGGGCATGGTGACTCTGGGCTTCTGCCTGTTCATGTTGCTGACCTCCAGCCCATTCGAGCGCTTCCTGCCTGTGGTGCCTGCCGAGGGTCGCGACCTGAACCCCATGCTTCAGGACGTGGGCCTGATCTTCCACCCGCCCATGCTGTATCTGGGGTATGTAGGTTTCTCCGTGGCCTTCGCTTTCGCCATCGCGGCACTGCTGAGCGGTCGACTGGACTCCGCCTGGGCCCGCTGGTCCCGCCCCTGGACCCTGGCCGCCTGGATCTTCCTGACCGGCGGTATCTCTCTGGGTTCCTGGTGGGCTTATTATGAGCTTGGCTGGGGTGGCTGGTGGTTCTGGGATCCGGTAGAGAACGCCTCCTTTATGCCCTGGCTGGTGGGCACCGCGTTATTGCACTCGCTGATTGTGACCGAGAAGCGGGGCACCTTCCGTAACTGGACCATCCTGCTGGCGATCTTTACCTTCTCCCTCAGTCTGCTGGGTACCTTCCTGGTGCGTTCCGGCGTACTGACTTCGGTGCACTCCTTTGCCGCTGACCCCACCCGGGGTATGGCGATTCTGGGCTTGCTGGGTCTGACCATCGGTGGTTCTCTGACCCTGTTCGCGGTCCGGGCGACCGAGTTTGCCAGCCCGGCCAAGTTTGAGCTGTTCTCCAAAGAGACCATGATGCTCGGCTGTAACATCCTGTTGGTGGTTGCCACAGGCTCTGTGCTGCTGGGGACTCTCTACCCACTGCTGGGCGATGCCCTGGGTCTGGGTAAGATCTCCGTAGGTCCTCCGTACTTCAACACCGTATTCAACCCCATAGTCCTGGTGCTCTTTGTGCTGATGGGCATAGGGCCGGTGATTCGATGGAAGAAAGCCAAAGATACCGAGACCCGTCAACTGATGGTGCCTGCGGCCGTGGCCCTGATTGCCGGTCTGGCGACGCCTTTCATCATCGACGGCAAGATGAACCTGTGGGTAAGCGCCGGTGTGGCCACCGCGGTGTGGATTGTGCTGACCCTGATGCTGGATCTGTACAATAAGACCAGGGAGCCCAATGGTGGCTTCACCACCAAGCGTCTGAGCCGCAGCGTCTGGGGCATGCAGTTCGCTCACCTGGGTATCGCCATGGCGATCATCGGCGCGGCCATGGTGTCCCACTACGCGGAAGAGAAATCCGTGCGCATGGGCCCAGGTAAGAGCCATGAACTGGCGGGTTACACCTTCACCTATGAAGAGACCCGTATGGTCCAGGGCCCCAACTACACCGCAGAGCAGGGTCGCATCACTGTGATGCAGGATGGCGAGCTGGTGACCACCCTGTACCCGGATCGTCGTAAGTACAATGTACGGACCATGGACATGACCGAAGCTGGCATCGACTGGGGCTTCTTCCGCGATCTGTACGTGACCATGGGTGATCCCCTGGATTCCACCGACTACGCCGTGCGCCTGAACTACAAGCCCATGGTGCGTTGGATCTGGTTTGGCAGTATTCTGATGATGATCGGCGGTACCCTGGCAGCGACCGATAAGCGAGCTCGCAGCCGTAAGAGTGCCCCAGTCAACGAAGCACAAGTGGCGACTGCCTGA
- a CDS encoding DsbE family thiol:disulfide interchange protein, translating to MKRALLFIPLLIFIGMAVFLYKGLFLNPKELDSALEGKPVPTFTLESLEDAQVTITNKDLEGEVYLLNVWATWCPSCKYEHPFLNKLSRQGAIPIYGINYRDERGLALRYLANSGDPYTKNLYDPEGKLGLDLGVYGAPETFVVDHNGVVRYRFAGVLGPQNWAETFMPMISELRREAAAAKGGA from the coding sequence ATGAAACGCGCGTTACTGTTTATCCCCCTGCTGATTTTCATCGGCATGGCGGTGTTCCTGTACAAGGGGTTGTTCCTCAACCCCAAGGAGCTGGATTCTGCCCTTGAGGGCAAGCCGGTTCCCACTTTCACCCTGGAGTCTCTGGAAGACGCCCAGGTCACCATCACCAACAAGGACCTTGAAGGTGAGGTGTATCTGCTGAATGTGTGGGCCACCTGGTGTCCCTCCTGTAAGTATGAGCACCCCTTCCTGAACAAGTTGTCCAGACAGGGTGCTATCCCTATCTACGGCATCAACTACCGGGATGAGCGTGGACTGGCTCTGCGCTATCTGGCCAACAGTGGTGATCCCTACACCAAGAACCTGTATGACCCAGAGGGTAAGCTGGGTCTGGATCTGGGTGTGTATGGTGCACCTGAAACCTTCGTGGTGGATCACAACGGGGTCGTTCGCTATCGCTTTGCCGGTGTCCTCGGCCCGCAGAACTGGGCTGAGACCTTTATGCCGATGATCAGCGAGCTGCGCCGTGAAGCGGCGGCCGCCAAGGGAGGTGCCTGA
- the nrfF gene encoding heme lyase NrfEFG subunit NrfF, with translation MKALLKWFSSAICLLLVAGAVHATPIDTYEFKSEENKERGLQLANELRCPQCQNQNLIDSNSPVARDLRLKVYAMVDEGKSNDEIVTFMTDRYGDFVRYRPAFDNRTLVLWLGPVAFAVVGLGVGLLFIRAQRQKSAKATTAMTDADRERLAKMLKEKQG, from the coding sequence ATGAAAGCTTTGTTGAAGTGGTTCTCCAGTGCCATCTGCCTGTTGCTGGTGGCGGGGGCGGTGCACGCCACCCCCATCGATACCTACGAGTTCAAGAGTGAGGAGAACAAGGAGCGTGGGCTGCAACTGGCCAATGAACTGCGTTGTCCCCAGTGTCAGAACCAGAATCTGATCGACTCCAACTCCCCGGTTGCCCGTGACCTGCGCCTGAAGGTGTATGCCATGGTGGATGAGGGCAAGAGCAACGATGAGATCGTGACCTTTATGACCGATCGCTATGGCGACTTCGTTCGCTACCGCCCCGCCTTCGACAACCGCACCCTGGTGCTGTGGCTGGGTCCGGTGGCCTTCGCCGTCGTCGGTCTGGGTGTGGGTCTGCTGTTCATCCGCGCTCAGCGCCAGAAGAGTGCCAAGGCAACGACGGCCATGACCGATGCCGATCGAGAGCGTCTGGCGAAGATGCTCAAGGAGAAACAGGGCTGA
- a CDS encoding TlpA disulfide reductase family protein, whose product MRGLILMLALLTGSAFGFPGMNQAGDDPALQRFVQLTFPQDLDSIELKDLEGEAVELSIYKGKVVVLNLWATWCPPCVRELPSLARFRAKLESQGAVVLPVAIDRDPAVVAPFLKELGLESFSTLYDTTDAVGRVLPTDLVPATFILNEQGQLVAFVRSFVDWDNPKVQKLVETYLGE is encoded by the coding sequence ATGCGAGGCCTGATTCTTATGTTGGCGCTGCTTACGGGCAGCGCCTTCGGTTTTCCGGGAATGAACCAGGCTGGCGACGACCCTGCGCTGCAGAGATTCGTTCAGCTCACCTTTCCTCAGGATCTGGACAGCATTGAGCTGAAGGATCTGGAGGGTGAGGCGGTAGAGTTGTCCATTTATAAGGGGAAGGTGGTTGTCCTGAACCTTTGGGCGACCTGGTGTCCCCCCTGTGTTCGTGAGCTTCCCTCCCTGGCGCGATTCCGCGCCAAGCTGGAGAGTCAGGGCGCGGTGGTACTCCCGGTGGCCATCGATCGTGATCCCGCCGTGGTCGCCCCTTTCCTTAAGGAGCTTGGCCTGGAGTCCTTCTCCACCCTGTATGACACCACCGACGCGGTGGGTCGGGTGTTGCCGACGGATCTGGTGCCCGCCACCTTTATCCTCAATGAGCAGGGACAACTGGTGGCCTTTGTCCGCAGCTTTGTGGATTGGGATAACCCCAAGGTGCAAAAGCTGGTCGAGACCTACCTCGGCGAATAG